One window of Grus americana isolate bGruAme1 unplaced genomic scaffold, bGruAme1.mat scaffold_427, whole genome shotgun sequence genomic DNA carries:
- the LOC129200719 gene encoding rho GTPase-activating protein 20-like, with amino-acid sequence MGQVNCCRGPRDDPDPVQQCTPVPASPQPLLRQRVRLSQGRATRKRDLLLFGDALVIAKPKRGSAPRPQLCLALGQLQVLSSRKGAAGDAAQEEEEGRHTNSLVLVWPCGFCTVTFPSRALKELWLSALLGPPEGVEGARLTQLPSIKLLLQELSGHNAPSIRCMAASHLLLSFPLAQATTLHASSLQRLVQGQAQVRIARIARLGVPARPSPPLTQGQGPRQLAGEAPAGGPFLLRGRSLSAAPFLQAGAEQRPPPVPSGGSSERGLGPSAAGGTRRRRRGLPWPFARRRGSSAAAEAAGQSGSGGRGALFGQPLAALCSQDGTLPQPIQDLLALLAEHGPSTEGIFRLAVKEHVSRELREALDSGAEVHLESQPVHVLAVLLKDFLRKIPSKLLGAELYEEWMSALQKTSRQEKLAALREVAGKLPQANLLLLKSLLSLLQRISRNAASSRMTAGNLAICVGPNLLSPPEEQTLPLDALVQVTGQVPPVAAESQHLKSSSGERR; translated from the exons ATGGGCCAGGTGAACTGCTGCCGCGGCCCCAG ggacGACCCTGACCCCGTGCAGCAGTGCACGCCTGtcccagcatcaccccagcCGCTGCTCCGCCAGCGCGTGCGGCTGAGCCAGGGCCGTGCGACGAGGAAGAGGGACCTCCTCCTCTTCGGCGACGCCTTGGTCATCGCCAAGCCCAA acgGGGCAGCGCCCCGCGCCcgcagctctgcctggccctgggccagctgcaggtgctgagcagcaggaaggggGCAGCCGGGGATGCcgcccaggaggaggaggagggccgGCACACCAACTCCCTCGTCCTCGTCTGGCCCTGCGGCTTCTGCACCGTCACTTTCCC CTCCCGGGCGCTGAAGGAGCTCTGGCTCAGCGCGCTCCTTGG GCCACCAGAAGGAGTGGAAGGAGCCCGGCTGACCCAGCTGCCCTCCATcaagctcctgctgcaggagctgagcggCCACAATGCC cccagcatcAGGTGCATGGCTGCTTCTCAccttctgctctcttttccccttgccCAGGCCACGACGCTGCAcgccagcagcctgcagaggctggtCCAGGGCCAGGCACAGGTGCGGATCGCGCGGATCGCACGGCTCGGGGTGCCAGCTCGGCCGTCCCCACCTCTCACGCAGGGCCAGGGGCCGAGGCAGCTCGCCGGGGAGGCCCCGGCGGGGGGGCCCTTTCTGCTGCGGGGCCGCTCGCTGAGCGCAGCGCCTTTCTTGCAGGCTGGTGCAGAGCAGCGGCCACCTCCCGTCCCCTCCGGCGGCAGCAGCGAACGTGGCCTTGGCCCCTCGGCTG CAGGCGGGAcccgcaggaggaggagggggctgccctggcccttcGCACGGCGGCGAGGCAGCTCGGCCGCTGCAGAGGCAGCCGGGCAGTCGGGCTCTGGCGGCAGGGGGGCTCTCTTcggccagcccctggcagctctctgcagccaggACGGCACGCTGCCCCAGCCCATCCAG GACCTGCTGGCTCTCCTGGCCGAGCACGGGCCATCCACGGAGGGGATCTTCCGGCTGGCGGTCAAGGAGCACGTCTCCCGGgagctgagggaggccctcgACAGCGGAGCAGAGGTCCACCTCGAAAGCCAGCCTGTGCACGTGCTGGCCGTCCTCCTGAAG GACTTCCTGCGGAAGATCCCCTCTAAGCTCCTCGGGGCAGAGCTGTACGAGGAGTGGATGAGCGCCCTGCAGAAgaccagcaggcaggagaagctggcagcACTCAGGGA gGTGGCCGGCAAGTTGCCCCAGgccaacctcctgctcctcaagagcttgctgtccctgctgcaaaGGATCAGCAGAAACGcggccagcagcaggatgacTGCTGGCAACCTGGCCATCTGCGTGGGGCCGAACCTGCTCAGCCCACCCGAGGAGCAGACGCTGCCCCTGGACGCCCTGGTGCAGGTGACGGGGCAG GTGCCTCCAGTCGCTGCAGAAAGCCAACACCTGAAGAGCTCCTCTGGGGAGAGAAGGTAA